aattgttCTCATGAGCTGAGGTACAAGGGATACCTAGAACTGATATGTAGGTGATTCTCATAAGACATGTACACTAAACTGATTCGCATAAAAGTTCCATATAGAGAGATCACTTATGTCTATAAAAAAGACTCACGTGatagttgtgtaagtgatccttaACTTTTAGaccactaagttatcttatatagataatattatttttgatcaTGTTAAATGTTATCTTAATCGAGGCAACTAAATGACAGGCATTGAATAtgacatgaactatatgaagatACTTGAGTGATAAAGAGAGAATTCATCACCTTagatgaattaagaaaaatgttcaatctattttcaaataatattgatttaggTGGCCAATGTGAAATGAGacttgaaaagagtttcaaatctcattcaaatgatcaatgactattatatagaaaacaaacatgatttaacatggaAGACATACTTTatactttaatgttaaatcataatattattgatgaaatgatattaattacattaaaaaactgGTCACTGAAAGTTAGTCAAAtcactaatgatttttttaatatttgagagaTGATGACACATTGCTAAACGATGCAcctgatcttcaaatataaattaatcaattatttaattgataataaaaaaattacttaatttatttaattctatttaattagaattataatttatatttagaccaacaaattaagaatataatgggttacacacattaagaaccattagtcaaaattaaattgagatgatttaattaagcatgactttgttaaaatatattttaaaaattaaagactagaatataattaatacagatttagaatatattttttagatttagaaaaatcaagtaaagacTTAATTGAGTCAATCTCTAAAATGTCCTGAATTaatatacaaatattatttaGGAGGCAAAATGATAATTGTCAATTTATAGGGTATTTCAGATTTCCATATAAATAGTAAATCATGCCTCTTATTTTAGGGGTTGTTGTTTGTTAAacaacaaaattacaaaattggATCTAGCACTCTAGacataacaatccttatcttctaaATAGGGATTTATGATATTTCTCAAGGATGGTTCGTATGGATTATCGTTGGAGGCCAAACAATTGGATAACTTGTGGTTTGTGGAACCCATCTCTTAAAGAATTATTCTAAGCTGAAATAAGATAAGATGTTCATATAATAAATCCTAAACAAATATGGATCTGTCTCACAAGATCTTAGAAAGTtctgaataattttatttcataattttcaatgcGTGTACGATATTCAGAAAACTCAACAATACCTAAATAAACAAGCATTTAGTGTTTTAGAACAATTGTTTCgagacaaaaataatatatataaaaggaataaaaacatgtttgattataaaaacgaaaacaaaaatataaaataaatctagctATGGAATTATTTTGGAGTGaatctctaaataaaaaacattaagagacatgtttttttttgttttcactatttttttttttatatatataaatagtaattaaattcTGTTTAAAAACACGTGAAGCACATATAAAGATATTCCTATTAAATCAAGAATCCTCTCAGctaaaattatatgtaaaaagaactatttttcaaaaaaaaaaaagtgtaaaagaATGCTAATATAATCCAAAAATTTTAAGGAAAAGATTGGGAGGTGATGTATTTTATGAACCTTGATCATCAAGATCTCTTGTaatctcctccttcttcttttccaaaaaaacaaaagaatccatCCCAAAAAGAGACTTAATTTGGTGCCCTGTCAAATCAAGAAGTGCCTTTCTCTATTTCTCAGacgtaaatttttttgtttttcatgcacAAAGAAAGATGATCGCTTCTCATTTACATGTAAGACATTTGAAAAAGATAGAACAGGGTCCCACGACAAGAGAGCACTCCAAAGAAGCATATATCTCTCAGCTTTTCTTTTTGGACgtctgtcttcttcttcctttttctctcatCTCTTTGCAAACCCTAGTCTCCGATTGAAGTAACCCTTCGCTTTCCCTCAGATTTCACCATACAAACATCTTAGCAAAAATATCATCTCTATGCTACTGTCAAAGTTCTTAAATTCCATGACTAGGCTAGGTCAATGTCTTATTCGTTGAACAAGTTACCtcaaatctatttaaaattatgtttgattggattgaatttttatataatttaatttaaaataaaaatacagttttaaatcttaaattgaCAAGTCATTGAGTTGATCTACCAAGCTAAAACAAGTTTAAGAACATCTATTACTACATCATCCTTTTTTTAtagtaacaaaaataatttttataatgatttaatttaaaataagatcTATATCAGATCTCAAATAAGTACGTCACGAGTTAATTCACCAAATcaaaataagtttaataatatcGATTATTACATTccgataatttttataattatttaatttttttaaaaaataaaatttaaatcaaatctcAAATCAACAAGTTATTGAAATTGAACCATCAAACcaataacaacttttttttttttaattaaaatgagtGTCCGAGTCAGCTTACGCGTACcttgactaatctcacgggccttaaaattaacgatcatataaaccTACAATGACTCTAAGGTTTGTAAAACTCGAACTGATGATAtctagaaaataaaactaaaatctgACCAGTTGAACTATATCTCAGGGTTGCTAGCAACAACTTTAATAACACCAACAATATCCTTCTTGTACAgtaacaaacataattttcataaataaattaactttgaaACCAAAAGGAGAGTTCTGCCTCCAGGTACTGTGCAGAAGATTTTTGCTTTCAGTGTCATCTTCTTAATTAGATAGTGGAGGCATCTGAGCTGCATGCTCTCAAAACTTCATCAAAGTGAACAttgttctaaattaattttcttgcatTCCTACCTgccaataacattttttttctttaattttaacctGGCTAGATTTATACCATCTTGGTTTAatcaatcaaattattattaaaaatttaatcggtttaattagaatttacatactaaatatcttatttaatttgattgaaaataaaattggacCTGTCACGTCGAAAAGATTTAGCAATTAGAGATAAAACAGAGACTGATGTGCTGAATTTTCTTTCGACACCATTATTTTCTCCTGTGATTTTTCTAGTCAAGGAATCACCTGTCGCCTTCGTTTGAATCATTTCAGGGGGACTATATCCTCTCTAGCTAGCCTTTACAAAGAATACTCTTTGAGCTTGGGCTCGGATTACTTGCAAGCTGCAATGGCTAGGCTTCTCCATGTTAAGAAAACTCATCGGCTCATAATCGAAAGTGGATCATTACGAGAGTTGCAGCCGATCCAGTTTGGACTTGACATAGAAGATTTGGACTTGGATGCTGGTATAACTCAAAGTAAATAcctttctatatattttaataaaaaaatttatcaataatttaggATTTAATGATTCTAGATACCCTCGTGATAACATTTTCTTACGAAgactattataatttatatattctcCCGtcttattgaataatttaatcattaattaacaaaaaggaACCTTGaaatttggtgtttttatatgttttgtggGAGATTTTATGTTTCCATCATGAAGGAAATAAGAATATTTGGtacaaatattgaaatttgtATGTATAAAAACCATATGAAATGTGAAAAGTCATGAAGTCTAAGTAGTCAAGTTGGAATGATAATATTTGGTGCCTTgccattttaaaattcaaaggtGGTGGCTTCAACGTGGGCAGAGTTTGAGGTTTTTTCTAATcgtttcaattttaattttttcaaacgatgttatgatataaattttcaagaaaatctcGAATGCCATGCTGCGCAATTTGACCGATACACAGTTATGTGGACCTTGAGTTTTTGAAGGCTGCATGCAGTGAGAAGAATTGCCTGGCTGGTTAAAAGGAGGATCGGTAAGCTAGAGCCTGTTCAACAATTTACGCATGGAAGAAGACTACAGTACCTCGCTATGGCTACGCtattctcttctccttccatgCATGGCGTTTCTTGTTCTTTCAACCAAGTTCTTGCTTCAGAAAAGAAAGCAAGGCAAGACCAGTTATTTAGCATCCGAAGAAAGGAAGTCATGGCCTTACTGCGTAGACTTCACGGTGTTTCCAAGCATGGTAACTATGCTAAGGTGGAGTTAAGGTCCATGCTCTTTGACCTGACGTGTAATATTATAATGAGAATGGTTGCAGGGAAGAGGTATTATGGAGAAGATGTTAAGGAAATTGAAGAGGCCAGGATTTTTAAGGAGATCATGGAAGAGTTTGCCGAATGTATTGCCGTGAGAAATTTGGGGGATATGATTCCATTGTTGCAGTGGATTGATTTTACTGGGCACTTGAAGAAGTTGGATAGACTAAGTAAGAAGATGGATGTGTTCTTACAAGGACTGGTTGATGAGCATCGAGATGACAGGGACAGAAACACTATGATAAACCGGTTTCTTGCTCTGCAAGAAGAACAGCCTGAATACTACACGGATGAAGTAATCAAAGGCCATGTTCTGGTTAGTCAAATCAAactcttttttatgttgattcAATCATTTAACTTTTAAGGAAACACatgatgtttttgttgttgtttattctTTGTGATTCACTCACATTTCTTTTGGTATCATCTCCCCTTTCAATTTCTTAAATTTCgttcattaaaaaacaacaaagagaaacCACAAACGATCACCTTAAGCCACGTTTTTCTTCAACGATGAGAATGTCGTGAGATTAGTTTGCACGTCAAGATTCTTTTAAGCTTCGGCTGTGGATCTATCCAACAAGTCATATTCAAGATAGTTCAAAGTAAAATCCTAAGTATTTTGTGCAGGTGTTGTTGCTTGGGGGAACAGAGACTGCTGCTACATCTATGGAATGGGCATTAGCCAATCTACTCAACCATCCAGACGTGCTAAAGAAAGCTAAAGCAGAACTGGACGCTCAAGTTGGAGACCGCTTGATAGAAGAGTCAGATTTTGCAAAACTACATTACCTTCAGAGCATCATATCGGAGAATCTGCGTTTATGTCCGGTGACACCGCTTATACCACCGCACATGCCATCCTCCGACTGTACCATTGGAGGATACCATGTACCAGCTGGGACTATATTATTTGTAAACGCACGGTCTCTCCATAGAGACCCTACACTGTGGGATGAGCCCACAAGTTTCAAGCCTGAGAGATTTGAATCTGCAGGCAGAGTTGATGCATGGAAGTTCATCCCCTTTGGGATGGGAAGGAGAGCTTGTCCTGGAGATGGCCTAGCAAACAGAGTGATGACCTTAACTTTGGGATCGTTGATACAGTGCTTTGAGTGGGAAAGGGTTGGTGAAAACAAGATTGACATGTTAGAGAAGACAGCAATGACCATGTTCAAAGTTGAGCCCTTAGAGCTCATGTGTAGAGCTCGCCCGATTCTAGACATGCTTTTCTCTTTAAgtgatcaaaaaatataaaattgtcaAGAGTGCTGCCAAtattatatgtattattttcaaataataacaataaattaccCCTTAgggtttgattttcttgttattttgggAAATGATGCTACCAAATGTTAAAATGATATCAAACTATAACTTTCAGCAAAAGGCCCCCCCCCCCAAGAAGGGGGAAAAAATGAAGGTTAATGATAATAAACGTGGATTATcaatttatctaattaaaataatatttttttaaataatattaaaataaacataaaagtttttcttttcccttataCATATCAGCTTTTTTATCTactattacaatttttttaatgtaaaaaatatgtatatttatttttttatgttgaaaaaaaacaaatcattcaaCCCATGATAAAGTAGAAGTCATATaactagtatttattttttatgttaaaagaacTTTCATCCGACCCGGGGAAGATAACTTAGTGGAAATCTAAAATGGgttattattgattaaaaaattggtCCGCTTGCCAATCCACTTATTATTGATTAGGAATGTAGGAATGTTGTTGGTCCGCTTGCCAATCTATA
This region of Populus alba chromosome 3, ASM523922v2, whole genome shotgun sequence genomic DNA includes:
- the LOC118035422 gene encoding cytochrome P450 81Q32, whose translation is MATLFSSPSMHGVSCSFNQVLASEKKARQDQLFSIRRKEVMALLRRLHGVSKHGNYAKVELRSMLFDLTCNIIMRMVAGKRYYGEDVKEIEEARIFKEIMEEFAECIAVRNLGDMIPLLQWIDFTGHLKKLDRLSKKMDVFLQGLVDEHRDDRDRNTMINRFLALQEEQPEYYTDEVIKGHVLVLLLGGTETAATSMEWALANLLNHPDVLKKAKAELDAQVGDRLIEESDFAKLHYLQSIISENLRLCPVTPLIPPHMPSSDCTIGGYHVPAGTILFVNARSLHRDPTLWDEPTSFKPERFESAGRVDAWKFIPFGMGRRACPGDGLANRVMTLTLGSLIQCFEWERVGENKIDMLEKTAMTMFKVEPLELMCRARPILDMLFSLSDQKI